One region of Euzebya rosea genomic DNA includes:
- the rplT gene encoding 50S ribosomal protein L20, with the protein MARVKRGVHGRKHRRTVMNRAKGFRGARSRRYRVANETILHADRYATRDRRAKKRDFRKLWITRINAAARQDGLSYSRFMFGLKQAEIEVDRKILAELAVNDPAAFSALVEQAKAHL; encoded by the coding sequence ATGGCACGCGTCAAGCGCGGCGTCCACGGACGCAAGCACCGCCGTACAGTCATGAACCGCGCGAAGGGGTTCCGGGGGGCACGTAGCCGCCGGTACCGCGTCGCAAACGAGACGATCCTGCACGCCGATCGGTACGCAACCCGCGACCGTCGCGCGAAGAAGCGGGACTTCCGCAAGCTGTGGATCACCCGCATCAACGCGGCGGCCCGCCAGGACGGCCTGTCCTACAGCCGCTTCATGTTCGGCCTGAAGCAGGCCGAGATCGAGGTCGACCGCAAGATCCTGGCCGAGCTGGCCGTCAACGACCCGGCGGCGTTCTCCGCGCTCGTCGAGCAGGCGAAGGCCCACCTCTAG
- a CDS encoding TrmH family RNA methyltransferase: MAIAPEGLEAPTEVDLEESAFDVRALVNAPVITSAANSSIKAAAKLAARKGRRDEGLFLVEGPQAVSEAVDQLVELFITPEAVHGHVHLLRDAADAGARIRTVTPEVLRALADTVTPQGMVGVAPIRQVALADILPTARFLVVLDGVSDPGNAGTIVRTADAAGADAVVFVRGSVDPYNPKAVRASTGSVFHLPLITGVDPEELHTIADAGLQLLAADVHASVPLDEVDLSVPTALVFGGEAAGLSSVAVEACSVSVHIPIATTQRDGYSGHAESLNLAAAVAVMAYSVNSAQSHPSTKTPPTP; the protein is encoded by the coding sequence ATGGCGATCGCTCCCGAGGGGCTCGAGGCACCCACCGAGGTCGACCTCGAGGAGTCCGCGTTCGACGTGAGGGCGCTGGTCAACGCACCGGTCATCACGTCGGCCGCGAACAGCTCCATCAAGGCTGCGGCCAAGCTGGCGGCCCGCAAGGGTCGTCGGGACGAGGGGCTGTTCCTCGTGGAGGGCCCGCAAGCGGTCAGCGAGGCGGTGGACCAGCTCGTCGAGCTGTTCATCACCCCCGAGGCCGTGCACGGCCACGTCCACCTGCTGCGTGACGCAGCTGACGCGGGGGCACGGATCCGCACCGTGACCCCCGAGGTGCTGCGGGCGCTGGCCGACACGGTCACCCCGCAGGGCATGGTCGGTGTGGCACCGATTCGCCAGGTGGCCCTGGCCGACATCCTGCCGACCGCACGCTTCCTCGTCGTCCTCGACGGCGTCAGCGACCCGGGCAACGCCGGCACGATCGTGCGGACCGCCGACGCGGCCGGCGCCGATGCCGTCGTGTTCGTCCGGGGCAGCGTGGACCCCTACAACCCCAAGGCCGTCCGTGCCTCAACGGGGTCGGTGTTCCACCTGCCGCTGATCACCGGCGTGGACCCCGAGGAGCTGCACACCATCGCCGACGCCGGCCTGCAGCTGCTGGCTGCCGACGTGCACGCGTCGGTGCCGCTGGACGAGGTCGACCTGTCGGTCCCCACCGCGCTGGTGTTCGGTGGAGAAGCTGCAGGTCTTTCGTCGGTGGCCGTCGAGGCATGTAGCGTGTCGGTGCACATTCCGATCGCGACCACGCAGCGGGACGGGTACTCCGGCCATGCCGAGAGCCTCAACCTCGCCGCCGCCGTCGCGGTCATGGCCTACTCGGTCAACAGCGCGCAGTCCCACCCCTCGACGAAGACGCCACCGACGCCCTGA
- a CDS encoding ATP-binding protein — MSTHLAQKTPADMAALELIADAAVIVGSDGAITYANTQALRLLRLPADRVVGQAADHVLRLRTEDGADWWATCTPMQVDAALLPRIAEQELTLVGAGTSRAVAMTGARLADDAGRTTQLVLTIRRADARRRRDVARSDLVSTVSHELRSPLTSVKGFTKTLLAKWDRFTDEQKKQMLATVNEDADRVTRLLGELLAVSRIDAGRLQLKRQMIDMAATAARVGERVEAGVGHGRTITVDIGELPQLYADPDRVEQILSNLLENAIRYTNGTITITASETEEFVEVAVADEGDGIPEEFLNPIFTKFFRKPGERKQGTGLGLYITKGLVQAHGGEIVVESSPGSGSVFRFTLPKGGLELAGIDLSALRHTNGESH, encoded by the coding sequence ATGAGCACGCACCTGGCGCAGAAGACCCCCGCCGACATGGCGGCGTTGGAGCTGATCGCCGATGCGGCAGTGATCGTCGGATCCGACGGTGCCATCACCTACGCCAACACCCAGGCGCTGCGCCTCCTCCGGCTGCCGGCCGACCGGGTGGTGGGGCAGGCAGCCGACCACGTCCTGCGCCTGCGGACCGAGGACGGCGCGGACTGGTGGGCCACCTGCACGCCGATGCAGGTCGACGCCGCGTTGTTGCCCCGCATCGCCGAGCAGGAGCTGACCCTCGTCGGGGCCGGCACCTCTCGGGCGGTGGCCATGACCGGTGCACGGCTGGCCGACGACGCCGGCCGGACCACGCAGCTGGTCCTCACCATCCGCAGGGCCGACGCCCGGCGACGCCGCGACGTCGCCCGGTCGGACCTGGTCTCCACGGTGTCCCACGAGCTGCGCAGCCCCCTGACCAGCGTGAAGGGGTTCACCAAGACCCTGCTGGCCAAGTGGGACCGGTTCACCGACGAGCAGAAGAAGCAGATGCTCGCCACCGTCAACGAGGACGCTGACCGGGTCACCCGCCTGCTGGGCGAGCTGCTGGCGGTCAGCCGCATCGACGCCGGTCGGCTGCAGCTCAAGCGACAGATGATCGACATGGCCGCCACCGCCGCGCGCGTGGGCGAACGGGTCGAGGCCGGCGTGGGCCACGGCCGCACGATCACCGTCGACATCGGCGAGCTGCCCCAGCTGTACGCCGACCCCGACCGCGTCGAGCAGATCCTCTCCAACCTGCTGGAGAACGCGATCCGGTACACCAACGGGACGATCACGATCACCGCCAGCGAGACCGAGGAGTTCGTCGAGGTGGCCGTCGCCGACGAGGGCGACGGCATCCCCGAGGAGTTCCTCAACCCCATCTTCACCAAGTTCTTCCGCAAACCCGGCGAGCGGAAGCAGGGAACGGGGCTGGGGCTGTACATCACCAAGGGGCTCGTGCAGGCCCACGGTGGCGAGATCGTCGTCGAGTCCTCCCCGGGCAGCGGGTCGGTCTTCCGATTTACGTTGCCGAAGGGCGGTCTCGAGCTCGCAGGCATCGATCTGTCGGCCCTTCGGCACACCAACGGCGAGAGCCACTAG
- the pheS gene encoding phenylalanine--tRNA ligase subunit alpha, which translates to MTTDPTTDTPDVPTPDDVLALGAEAVAELQAATDLDALEAVRQTWMGKKGRLSMVKRSLGRMDPETRKAVGQAVNTVNADFGRTESARRTTLEIERDRVVLAAEAIDITLPPRVPARGSLHPLRQTLDAILDVFVGLGYEIVTGPEVESDWFNFDALNTQMDHPARTLQDTIYVHGLTEAPKRDDGTTGMLLRTQTSPMQIRTMLDNDPPVYVAIPGRVYRQDTPDATHVPVFHQIEGLAVDTDLSLSDLYGTLMAFARALVGEDVKLRFRPHYFPFTEPSAELDAWVPDGQGGGKWMELLGSGMVHPNVLRAGGYDPEEVQGFAFGIGIERTAMVRYGVPDLRLFADNDVRLLSSF; encoded by the coding sequence GTGACCACTGATCCCACCACCGATACCCCGGACGTCCCCACCCCCGACGACGTGCTCGCCCTCGGCGCCGAGGCCGTCGCCGAGCTGCAGGCAGCCACCGACCTCGACGCCCTCGAGGCCGTCCGCCAGACCTGGATGGGCAAGAAGGGTCGCCTGTCGATGGTCAAGCGCAGCCTCGGGAGGATGGACCCCGAGACGCGCAAGGCCGTCGGCCAGGCCGTCAACACCGTGAACGCCGACTTCGGGCGCACCGAGTCCGCCCGGCGCACCACGCTGGAGATCGAGCGTGACCGCGTCGTCCTCGCCGCGGAGGCCATCGACATCACGCTGCCGCCGCGGGTGCCCGCCCGCGGGTCGCTGCACCCGCTCCGCCAGACGCTCGACGCCATCCTCGACGTCTTCGTGGGGCTCGGCTACGAGATCGTCACGGGCCCCGAGGTCGAGTCGGACTGGTTCAACTTCGACGCGCTCAACACGCAGATGGACCACCCGGCACGCACGCTGCAGGACACCATCTACGTGCACGGGCTGACGGAGGCCCCCAAGCGCGACGACGGGACCACCGGGATGCTGCTGCGCACCCAGACCTCGCCGATGCAGATCCGCACGATGCTGGACAACGACCCGCCCGTGTACGTCGCCATCCCCGGCCGCGTCTACCGGCAGGACACCCCCGACGCCACGCACGTGCCGGTCTTCCACCAGATCGAGGGCCTCGCCGTCGACACCGACCTGTCGCTGTCGGACCTGTACGGCACCCTCATGGCCTTCGCCCGGGCGCTCGTCGGCGAGGACGTGAAGCTGCGCTTCCGACCCCACTACTTCCCGTTCACCGAGCCGTCCGCCGAGCTCGACGCCTGGGTACCCGACGGGCAGGGGGGTGGCAAGTGGATGGAGCTGCTCGGCTCGGGCATGGTCCACCCCAACGTCCTCCGCGCCGGCGGCTACGACCCGGAGGAGGTCCAGGGCTTCGCGTTCGGCATCGGCATCGAACGCACCGCCATGGTCCGCTACGGCGTGCCCGACCTGCGGCTGTTCGCCGACAACGACGTCCGACTGCTGTCCAGCTTCTAG
- the pheT gene encoding phenylalanine--tRNA ligase subunit beta — translation MRVPVSWLYDYIDLDLSPEELADVLTIGGLEVDAVERPTTGARGLKVVEILSFAPVPKADKLSLVNAFDGEREWEIVCGAKNFSVGDRVPAALPGSTLPGGFEIGTKKLMGVTSNGMLASARELGVGEDHSGIWLLGDDAPVGADVTDWLDLEEAVLDIDLTPDRGYGASIWGLARDLHALTGADLKVPQLAGNPGGNATVEVSLADGTGVRRWDGRGIEGVTIAASPPAVQKRLNLAGMRPISNVVDATNYAMLETGFPVHAYDRALLSGGLVVRNAEPGEVLTTLDGVERILDAEDVVIADESGAIGLAGVMGGDATEINEGTTDLYVEVAAWDPVKVLRTGRRHHLYTEAKSRFERTVNTEWLPQGATRVADLITEWAGGTVVGGHDLEPIPDMPTPIRLRPARVRSLIGMDISADRQVELLESLGCTTEGEGEDERLVVPPPYRPDMRIEADLTEEVARLFGYDNIEPRVPSTGRSGRRSPEDLAALDIRRALAGGGWTEVLQYPFIADEDLVALGLDDEDPRRRTIKLVNPLSKEESVLRTTLLPGLLATVRRNVNRQNTDLALFETGHVFVPPGDGHVALDGGPSGVELPAEPDHVALIACGAFEAGRHDSDARPVEFADVMGAVELIRRTVVAHDLRVERTHEMPFHPGRAARVFFGDTEVGVVGELHPRVCKAFEVPERTVAAELRLDVIVDGGANLPTAVMPSPLPGLRFDVAVLVDVAVDHATVRDVVASAAGERLSSIDLFDVFTGEQLGEGKKSLAFSLLLDDPETQLTDTEEAAAIERIAEAVEAMGGQLRR, via the coding sequence ATGCGTGTTCCTGTTTCCTGGCTGTACGACTACATCGACCTCGACCTGTCCCCCGAGGAGCTGGCCGACGTCCTGACCATCGGCGGCCTCGAGGTCGACGCCGTCGAGCGGCCAACCACCGGCGCCCGCGGCCTGAAGGTCGTGGAGATCCTGTCCTTCGCCCCCGTCCCCAAGGCCGACAAGCTGTCGCTGGTCAACGCCTTCGACGGCGAGCGCGAGTGGGAGATCGTCTGCGGCGCCAAGAACTTCTCCGTCGGCGACCGCGTCCCGGCGGCGCTGCCCGGCTCGACGCTGCCGGGCGGCTTCGAGATCGGCACCAAGAAGCTGATGGGCGTCACCTCCAACGGCATGCTCGCCTCCGCCCGTGAGCTCGGCGTCGGCGAGGACCACTCGGGCATCTGGCTGCTCGGCGACGACGCCCCCGTCGGTGCGGACGTGACCGACTGGCTGGACCTCGAGGAGGCCGTCCTCGACATCGACCTGACCCCCGACCGCGGCTACGGCGCCTCCATCTGGGGCCTCGCCCGTGACCTGCACGCCCTGACCGGCGCCGACCTGAAGGTCCCGCAGCTCGCCGGCAACCCCGGTGGGAACGCCACCGTCGAGGTGTCCCTCGCCGACGGCACCGGAGTGCGTCGCTGGGACGGCCGCGGCATCGAGGGCGTCACCATCGCGGCCTCGCCGCCTGCGGTCCAGAAGCGGCTGAACCTGGCTGGCATGCGCCCGATCAGCAACGTCGTGGACGCCACCAACTACGCGATGCTGGAGACCGGCTTCCCTGTCCACGCATACGACCGCGCGCTGCTGAGCGGCGGCCTCGTGGTGCGCAACGCCGAACCCGGCGAGGTGCTGACGACCCTCGACGGGGTCGAGCGCATCCTGGACGCCGAGGACGTCGTCATCGCCGACGAGTCCGGCGCGATCGGGCTGGCCGGTGTGATGGGCGGTGACGCCACGGAGATCAACGAGGGCACCACCGACCTGTACGTCGAGGTCGCGGCGTGGGACCCGGTCAAGGTGCTGCGCACCGGCCGGCGCCACCACCTGTACACCGAGGCCAAGTCCCGCTTCGAGCGGACCGTCAACACCGAATGGCTGCCGCAGGGCGCCACGCGGGTCGCGGACCTGATCACGGAGTGGGCCGGCGGCACCGTCGTCGGTGGCCACGACCTCGAGCCGATCCCCGACATGCCCACCCCGATCCGCCTGCGGCCGGCACGGGTCCGGTCGCTGATCGGCATGGACATCTCCGCCGACCGCCAGGTCGAGCTGCTGGAGTCGCTGGGCTGCACCACGGAGGGCGAGGGGGAGGACGAGCGCCTGGTCGTCCCGCCGCCGTACCGCCCCGACATGCGGATCGAGGCCGACCTGACCGAGGAGGTCGCGCGGCTGTTCGGCTACGACAACATCGAGCCGCGCGTTCCGTCGACCGGTCGGTCCGGCCGACGCTCGCCGGAGGACCTGGCGGCGCTGGACATCCGTCGGGCGCTGGCGGGCGGTGGCTGGACGGAGGTGCTGCAGTACCCGTTCATCGCCGACGAGGACCTGGTCGCGCTCGGGCTGGACGACGAGGACCCGCGCCGTCGGACCATCAAGCTGGTCAACCCGCTGTCGAAGGAGGAGTCGGTGCTGCGCACCACGCTGCTCCCCGGCCTGCTGGCGACGGTTCGGCGAAACGTCAACCGCCAGAACACCGACCTCGCGCTGTTCGAGACGGGGCACGTGTTCGTGCCGCCCGGAGACGGCCACGTGGCCCTCGACGGTGGCCCGTCCGGTGTCGAGCTGCCAGCCGAGCCCGACCACGTCGCGCTGATCGCCTGCGGGGCCTTCGAGGCCGGCCGGCACGACAGCGACGCCCGTCCGGTGGAGTTCGCCGACGTGATGGGTGCCGTCGAGCTGATCCGTCGCACCGTCGTGGCCCACGACCTGCGGGTCGAGCGCACCCACGAGATGCCGTTCCACCCCGGACGGGCCGCCCGCGTGTTCTTCGGGGACACCGAGGTCGGCGTGGTCGGCGAGCTGCACCCGCGGGTGTGCAAGGCCTTCGAGGTGCCCGAGCGCACCGTCGCAGCCGAGCTGCGGCTGGACGTCATCGTCGACGGCGGCGCCAACCTGCCGACCGCCGTGATGCCCTCGCCCCTGCCGGGCCTGCGGTTCGACGTCGCCGTCCTGGTGGACGTCGCGGTGGACCATGCGACCGTGCGCGACGTCGTGGCCAGCGCGGCCGGTGAACGGCTGAGCAGCATCGACCTGTTCGACGTCTTCACCGGCGAGCAGCTGGGCGAGGGCAAGAAGTCGCTGGCGTTCTCGCTGCTGCTCGACGACCCCGAGACGCAGCTGACCGACACCGAGGAGGCCGCGGCCATCGAGCGGATCGCCGAGGCGGTCGAGGCGATGGGCGGGCAGCTGCGACGTTAG
- a CDS encoding molybdopterin-dependent oxidoreductase: protein MTDPTHRDDPDLDDPHLDDQDLDGQHLDEPDEVVGFLHGGVDPAPTVRERRAQAFAAQARAETTRVSRAVYVQRTRRSVLTGAAGVAALGLGWGWLLRAPEDGNIPWPLRRGFEWNETVWSTLYDPGRLAPEFDVTAAEDIRVNGTIGLDPPLDEAAWRLRVEGPDGQLLDELDLADVLDGASPVHQVTEHKCIEGWSAVVAWEGIRFADFAGRYESLLADTGYVQLVTPDEAYYVGLDADTAMHPQTLLATGLNGQPLTSDHGAPLRLVTPLHYGIKALKRIGTIRFTTDRPADYWAERGYDWDSSH from the coding sequence GTGACCGATCCGACGCACCGCGACGACCCGGACCTCGACGACCCGCACCTCGACGACCAGGACCTCGACGGCCAGCACCTCGACGAGCCGGACGAGGTCGTCGGCTTCCTCCACGGTGGGGTCGACCCCGCCCCGACCGTCCGTGAACGACGCGCGCAGGCCTTCGCCGCGCAGGCCCGGGCCGAGACGACGAGGGTCAGCCGGGCGGTGTACGTCCAGCGGACCCGCCGGTCGGTCCTGACCGGCGCGGCGGGGGTGGCGGCGCTCGGCCTGGGCTGGGGGTGGCTGCTGCGGGCCCCGGAGGACGGCAACATCCCGTGGCCGCTGCGTCGCGGGTTCGAGTGGAACGAGACCGTCTGGTCGACCCTGTACGACCCCGGGCGGCTGGCACCGGAGTTCGACGTCACCGCCGCCGAGGACATCCGGGTGAACGGCACGATCGGGCTGGACCCCCCGCTGGACGAGGCCGCCTGGCGGCTGCGGGTCGAGGGACCCGACGGGCAGCTGCTGGACGAGCTCGACCTCGCCGACGTGCTGGACGGGGCGAGCCCCGTGCACCAGGTGACGGAGCACAAGTGCATCGAGGGGTGGAGCGCCGTCGTCGCCTGGGAGGGCATCCGCTTCGCCGACTTCGCCGGCCGCTACGAGTCGCTGCTGGCCGACACCGGCTACGTGCAGCTGGTCACGCCCGACGAGGCGTACTACGTCGGGCTGGACGCCGACACCGCGATGCACCCCCAGACCCTGCTGGCGACCGGCCTCAACGGGCAGCCGCTGACCAGCGACCACGGCGCGCCGCTGCGGCTGGTCACTCCCCTCCACTACGGCATCAAGGCCCTCAAGCGCATCGGCACCATCCGCTTCACCACCGACCGCCCGGCCGACTACTGGGCCGAACGCGGCTACGACTGGGACTCCTCCCACTGA
- a CDS encoding cytochrome b/b6 domain-containing protein yields the protein MTGGRHRMTVAAADVPGEDQAFPTPGALVRTEAPSPPPDLLAREAHPRVIRWTHWLNVPILAVMMWSGLRIYWANDVYAAGVGSWEVFAFFPDGFYSALGLERRLAKGIAFHLNTGWLFVLNGVFYVAYLARSGQWRHLVPDRYDARDAVDVVLHDVHLRADAPPHGRYNAAQKIAYTGVVLLAFLIVGTGFAIYKPTQLSLLTGLFGGYETARLIHFWTTIAFSAFVVLHLVQVARSGLGNLMSMVTGFEYSAVPEERRP from the coding sequence ATGACAGGCGGCCGCCATCGGATGACGGTGGCGGCCGCCGACGTTCCCGGCGAGGATCAGGCATTCCCCACGCCCGGAGCCCTCGTGCGCACCGAAGCCCCCTCACCCCCGCCCGACCTGCTCGCCCGAGAGGCCCATCCGCGGGTGATCCGATGGACGCACTGGCTGAACGTGCCGATCCTGGCCGTGATGATGTGGTCGGGGCTGCGGATCTACTGGGCCAACGACGTCTACGCCGCCGGGGTCGGGTCGTGGGAGGTCTTCGCGTTCTTCCCGGACGGGTTCTACTCAGCCCTCGGGCTGGAGCGACGGCTGGCCAAGGGCATCGCCTTCCACCTCAACACCGGGTGGTTGTTCGTCCTCAACGGCGTGTTCTACGTCGCCTACCTGGCGCGGAGCGGCCAGTGGCGTCACCTGGTGCCCGACCGGTACGACGCCCGCGACGCCGTCGACGTCGTCCTCCACGACGTGCACCTGCGCGCCGACGCCCCGCCGCACGGCCGCTACAACGCCGCCCAGAAGATCGCCTACACCGGCGTGGTGCTGCTGGCGTTCCTCATCGTCGGCACCGGGTTCGCGATCTACAAGCCCACGCAGCTGTCGTTGCTGACGGGGCTGTTCGGCGGATACGAGACCGCGCGGCTGATCCACTTCTGGACCACGATCGCGTTCTCGGCCTTCGTCGTCCTGCACCTGGTGCAGGTCGCCCGCTCGGGGCTCGGCAACCTGATGTCGATGGTGACCGGGTTCGAGTACTCCGCTGTCCCGGAGGAGCGCAGGCCGTGA
- a CDS encoding ROK family protein produces MMGTHIGVDLGGTKVLAARVDQDGRAEGHVKQVTPVEGPDAVVAAIAEAVEAIAADTDDPVVGVGVGAPGPISDGVMLHAPNLSGFDDAVPLGAMLEDRLGLPVELGNDANVGTFGEARFGAATGGTIVLGCWLGTGIGGGLVIDGRVHHGSSGTAGELGHVPVSVEGGRWCGCGRQGCVEAYAGRASMAAAVQEAIAAGERTSLPTIMASKGKDRLTSGVWKRALRDGDPLAVRLMEESVAALGVAIAGVINVLDVDTIVFGGGLAEKLGQEHVDRIADAVRPRLIAPEVPRRWVLAELGDDSGVIGAAALTFTT; encoded by the coding sequence ATGATGGGCACCCACATCGGCGTCGACCTCGGTGGCACCAAGGTGCTGGCCGCTCGAGTCGACCAGGACGGACGGGCCGAGGGCCACGTCAAGCAGGTCACCCCCGTCGAGGGGCCCGACGCGGTCGTGGCCGCGATCGCGGAGGCGGTCGAGGCCATCGCCGCCGACACCGACGACCCGGTCGTCGGAGTCGGGGTCGGCGCGCCCGGACCGATCTCCGACGGCGTGATGCTCCACGCCCCCAACCTGTCGGGCTTCGACGACGCCGTCCCCCTGGGCGCGATGCTCGAGGACCGGCTGGGCCTGCCGGTGGAGCTCGGCAACGACGCGAACGTGGGGACCTTCGGCGAGGCCCGGTTCGGCGCGGCGACGGGCGGCACCATCGTGCTCGGCTGCTGGTTGGGGACCGGGATCGGCGGTGGCCTGGTCATCGACGGCCGGGTCCACCACGGCAGCTCCGGCACCGCCGGCGAGCTCGGCCACGTCCCGGTGTCGGTCGAGGGCGGACGCTGGTGCGGCTGCGGCCGACAGGGGTGCGTGGAGGCCTACGCCGGACGTGCGTCCATGGCCGCCGCCGTCCAGGAGGCCATCGCCGCGGGCGAACGCACCTCCCTGCCGACGATCATGGCGTCCAAGGGCAAGGACCGGCTCACTTCCGGCGTCTGGAAACGTGCGCTGAGGGACGGCGATCCCCTGGCGGTCCGGCTGATGGAGGAATCCGTGGCCGCGCTCGGCGTGGCCATCGCGGGGGTGATCAACGTCCTGGACGTCGACACGATCGTCTTCGGCGGCGGCCTGGCGGAGAAGCTCGGCCAGGAGCACGTCGACCGGATCGCCGACGCGGTTCGTCCGCGCCTCATCGCCCCGGAGGTCCCCCGCCGGTGGGTGCTGGCCGAGCTCGGCGACGACTCGGGCGTGATCGGTGCGGCGGCCCTGACCTTCACGACCTGA
- a CDS encoding cell wall-binding repeat-containing protein has protein sequence MSALAMLGLLVAFPVAPARAVEDVTPARVAGPNRVATAVALADQAFPDGTGTAVIATAVAPQDALAGTALAGALDAALLLVYPEDLPQETVDALDGLGVDDIVIVGGTSSVSEDVADQLADGGRNVTRLFGESQYDTAEVVARAAIENGALPNVDGLATVLLADGEGFADALAGSPMAYAGPTPVLYTETDVLRNEAAALIDDADVEQVVVLGGPAAVSEAVVDAIEDRGVRVVRLGGDTRVETSTVVAAWTAEQLGFGTDDVMLARGDDFPDSITAAQLAGKGLRPLVISATPEVLSQEGRAFFRDHCGTIEVVQAVGGEAAVSTAVLEEAETAAEACGAGEQPGQGGDDALPAYTVDPLALDTELSQLDTIAVTQLGGATALHVGLFACDSVEVDTDGSAVFTDADGDGAADGLGSSDTGEAIITGINFVDVDDSQLVRDAEPEDDRLGIQVSSGAPDCSVVVAFDAATDPLPVDGAGRPTVAYGTSVVRYGEQEEPTEPSDPDRPADTLVFRVDPDEPVTASPSQPVTFTVNGRFDDTPISRDLNILLFPCSSTDVLGAGADTFEDADNDGGADGFGATDNGLLSITSIDGEPIDPTKAAGPVSVTDDTLTFQISAAEGTDCGTVVVVAGNGNGKFDVDSNGVPLEDYGVGQVRVG, from the coding sequence ATGTCTGCCCTCGCCATGCTCGGCCTGCTCGTGGCGTTCCCCGTCGCGCCAGCGCGTGCGGTCGAGGACGTCACGCCCGCCCGGGTCGCGGGACCCAACCGGGTCGCCACGGCAGTTGCGCTTGCCGACCAGGCCTTCCCCGACGGCACCGGCACGGCCGTGATCGCCACGGCCGTCGCGCCGCAGGACGCCCTCGCCGGCACGGCGCTGGCCGGGGCCCTGGACGCGGCGCTGCTGCTGGTCTACCCCGAGGACCTGCCGCAGGAGACCGTCGACGCGCTCGACGGCCTGGGCGTGGACGACATCGTGATCGTCGGCGGCACGTCGAGCGTGTCCGAGGACGTGGCGGACCAGCTGGCCGACGGTGGCCGCAACGTGACGCGCCTGTTCGGCGAGTCGCAGTACGACACCGCCGAGGTGGTGGCCCGCGCGGCCATCGAGAACGGCGCGTTGCCGAACGTGGACGGGCTGGCCACGGTGCTGCTGGCCGACGGCGAGGGTTTCGCCGACGCACTGGCCGGCAGCCCGATGGCCTACGCCGGCCCCACACCCGTGCTGTACACCGAAACCGACGTCCTGCGGAACGAGGCGGCCGCGCTGATCGACGACGCCGACGTCGAGCAGGTCGTCGTGCTCGGTGGACCGGCCGCGGTGTCCGAGGCGGTCGTCGACGCCATCGAGGACCGTGGTGTACGGGTCGTGCGCCTCGGCGGGGACACCCGCGTGGAGACCTCCACCGTCGTGGCGGCCTGGACCGCCGAGCAGCTCGGCTTCGGTACCGACGACGTGATGCTGGCCAGGGGCGACGACTTCCCCGACTCCATCACCGCCGCCCAGCTGGCCGGCAAGGGGTTGCGTCCGCTGGTCATCAGCGCCACCCCCGAGGTCCTGTCGCAGGAGGGGCGCGCGTTCTTCCGCGACCACTGCGGCACCATCGAGGTCGTCCAGGCCGTCGGTGGGGAGGCCGCGGTGTCCACCGCGGTGCTGGAGGAGGCCGAGACCGCCGCCGAGGCCTGCGGTGCCGGCGAGCAGCCGGGCCAGGGCGGCGACGACGCCCTGCCGGCCTACACCGTCGACCCCTTGGCGCTCGACACCGAGCTGTCCCAGCTCGACACGATCGCCGTCACCCAGCTGGGTGGCGCGACCGCCCTGCACGTCGGGCTGTTCGCCTGCGACAGCGTCGAGGTCGACACCGACGGATCGGCGGTCTTCACCGACGCCGACGGCGACGGCGCAGCAGACGGCCTTGGGTCCAGCGACACCGGCGAGGCGATCATCACCGGCATCAACTTCGTCGACGTCGACGACAGCCAGCTGGTCCGCGACGCCGAGCCCGAGGACGACCGGCTCGGCATCCAGGTGTCCTCCGGCGCACCGGACTGCTCGGTCGTGGTGGCCTTCGACGCCGCCACCGACCCCCTTCCGGTCGACGGGGCCGGCCGACCGACCGTCGCGTACGGCACCAGCGTCGTGCGCTACGGCGAGCAGGAGGAGCCCACCGAACCGTCGGACCCCGACCGTCCGGCCGACACCCTCGTGTTCAGGGTCGACCCCGACGAACCGGTCACCGCCAGCCCGTCGCAGCCCGTGACCTTCACCGTCAACGGCCGGTTCGACGACACCCCGATCTCGCGTGACCTCAACATCCTGCTGTTCCCCTGCAGCAGCACCGACGTCCTCGGCGCCGGTGCGGACACCTTCGAGGACGCCGACAACGACGGCGGGGCCGACGGGTTCGGCGCCACCGACAACGGGCTGCTGAGCATCACCTCCATCGACGGCGAACCGATCGACCCGACGAAGGCCGCCGGCCCCGTCTCGGTGACCGACGACACGTTGACGTTCCAGATCTCCGCTGCCGAGGGCACGGACTGTGGGACGGTCGTCGTCGTGGCCGGCAACGGCAACGGCAAGTTCGACGTCGACAGCAACGGCGTGCCGCTGGAGGACTACGGCGTCGGGCAGGTCCGGGTCGGCTGA